In Acidaminococcales bacterium, the following proteins share a genomic window:
- a CDS encoding site-specific DNA-methyltransferase, whose protein sequence is MLIKGENLFVLQTLRKNFQLSSSIDLIYIDPPFSTNKTFTIGEKRVSTISMRNKDEIAYVDDVRGFEFIEFLRERLIVAKELLSDKGSIYLHIDCWMGHYVKIITDEIFGADNFHNDITRIKCNPKNFG, encoded by the coding sequence ATGCTCATTAAAGGCGAAAATCTCTTTGTCTTGCAAACATTGCGTAAAAATTTCCAGTTGTCAAGCAGTATAGATTTGATATACATAGATCCGCCATTTTCAACAAATAAAACATTTACCATTGGCGAAAAGCGAGTCAGCACAATCAGTATGCGCAATAAAGATGAAATTGCCTATGTTGATGATGTGCGTGGTTTTGAATTTATTGAGTTTTTAAGGGAACGGTTGATTGTAGCGAAGGAATTGCTTTCTGATAAGGGATCAATTTATTTGCATATTGATTGCTGGATGGGGCATTATGTAAAAATAATAACGGATGAAATATTTGGTGCCGATAATTTCCATAATGACATAACCCGCATAAAATGTAATCCGAAGAATTTTGGCTGA
- a CDS encoding methyltransferase domain-containing protein, translated as MNTVWSFPERGNWATHDAKYRGNWSPYIPRNLLLRYSAEGELVLDQFVGGGTTLVEAKLLGRQVVGVDINPAALERCREKTTFECPNSGSVVIRQGDARNLDFLRDESVGFICTHPPYADIIHYSDGIDGDLSNCGIREFLEQMKSVAAECFRVLKSGKFCAILMGDTRKKGHVVPMSFDVMKIFESAGFALKEIIIKEQHNCKATGYWKTSSVKYNFLLLAHEYLFVFKK; from the coding sequence ATGAACACGGTTTGGTCATTTCCGGAGCGTGGCAACTGGGCGACGCACGATGCTAAGTACCGCGGCAACTGGTCGCCGTACATTCCTCGCAACTTGCTGTTACGCTATTCTGCGGAGGGCGAGCTTGTGCTTGACCAATTCGTGGGCGGCGGCACAACGCTTGTTGAGGCGAAGTTGCTCGGACGGCAAGTTGTCGGTGTGGACATTAACCCCGCCGCGCTTGAGCGTTGCCGCGAAAAGACCACGTTCGAGTGCCCCAATTCGGGAAGTGTCGTTATTAGGCAAGGCGATGCCCGCAATCTCGATTTTCTCCGTGACGAGAGCGTTGGCTTTATCTGTACTCACCCGCCTTACGCCGATATAATTCATTACAGCGATGGCATTGACGGAGATTTGTCCAACTGCGGCATTCGAGAGTTTTTAGAGCAGATGAAGTCCGTTGCCGCCGAGTGTTTCCGGGTGTTAAAGTCAGGTAAATTCTGCGCGATACTTATGGGTGACACTCGCAAGAAAGGTCATGTTGTGCCGATGAGCTTTGACGTGATGAAAATTTTTGAGAGCGCCGGATTTGCTCTGAAAGAAATCATCATAAAAGAACAGCATAACTGTAAGGCTACAGGCTACTGGAAAACGAGTAGTGTCAAGTATAACTTTTTGCTGTTGGCGCACGAATATTTGTTTGTTTTTAAGAAATAG